One Pseudodesulfovibrio cashew DNA window includes the following coding sequences:
- a CDS encoding copper resistance system multicopper oxidase yields the protein MLKQFFSRRQFVRGLAVGGTLLGMGISPAALLASTSSTAHAPVLKGKNFNLTIAPQPVNFTGAQRTATAINGSVPGPTLRWKEGDTVTLNVTNNLAETSSIHWHGIILPERMDGVPGISFDGIAPGTTHRYRFTVNQSGTYWYHSHSGFQEQTGMYGAIVIDPIDPEPYSFDRDFVLVLSDWSDEDPTSIYSKLKKLSHYYNFNERTIWDLTREIEEKGLLRTWNDRAMWNQMRMSDRDLSDVTGYTYTFLINGQTPADGWTGLFKRGEKVRLRIINGSAMTFFDLRIPGLKMTVVAADGQDIVPVSVDEFRIGVAETYDVIVEPKDDSAYCIFAQAIDRSGYARGTLTPDVSMKAEVPEMDPLPILGHQDMGMAMNMEGMDHGGGMDTASHDSMNMTGAPAMDHSQHQMAKPMQDMAMLGRAGFGSQAPINHAPTEYGPHVDMRADNPLARLDDPGVGLRDNGRRVLTYSDLRNLYHTPDMREPEREIQLHLTGSMSRYMWSINGVKYADAEPIHFKYGERLRITFVNDTMMNHPMHLHGMWSDLETGDPHTIPRKHTVIVQPGSKLSCLVTADAMGSWAFHCHLLYHMLGMFRKVVVR from the coding sequence ATGTTGAAACAATTCTTTTCACGCCGTCAGTTTGTTAGAGGGCTTGCTGTTGGGGGGACGCTGCTCGGCATGGGGATATCACCGGCCGCGCTGCTGGCCTCGACAAGTTCCACTGCCCATGCCCCGGTTCTCAAGGGCAAAAACTTTAATCTGACCATTGCTCCGCAACCAGTTAATTTCACTGGTGCCCAACGGACTGCCACTGCCATCAACGGCTCGGTTCCGGGACCGACACTTCGCTGGAAAGAAGGAGATACCGTCACGCTCAACGTAACAAACAACCTTGCGGAAACCAGTTCCATCCATTGGCACGGCATCATCCTGCCGGAACGAATGGACGGAGTCCCAGGGATCAGCTTCGACGGAATCGCACCGGGAACCACCCACCGCTATCGGTTTACGGTAAACCAGAGCGGCACATATTGGTATCACAGCCATTCGGGATTTCAGGAACAGACTGGCATGTATGGAGCGATCGTCATCGATCCCATAGATCCCGAACCGTACAGCTTCGATCGAGACTTTGTACTCGTTCTCTCTGACTGGTCGGACGAGGACCCGACCTCCATTTATTCCAAACTAAAAAAGCTGAGCCACTATTACAACTTCAACGAGCGCACCATCTGGGACCTGACCAGGGAAATAGAGGAAAAGGGGCTCCTCCGCACATGGAATGACCGTGCCATGTGGAACCAGATGCGTATGTCCGACCGTGACCTGTCGGACGTGACGGGCTATACTTATACTTTTCTCATAAATGGCCAGACACCGGCCGACGGTTGGACAGGGCTCTTTAAGCGCGGTGAAAAAGTTCGCCTACGCATCATCAACGGCTCCGCCATGACCTTTTTCGACCTCCGGATACCCGGCCTAAAGATGACCGTGGTAGCGGCGGACGGCCAAGACATCGTCCCTGTCTCTGTTGATGAATTCCGTATCGGCGTGGCTGAAACATACGACGTCATCGTCGAGCCCAAAGATGACAGCGCGTATTGCATCTTTGCACAGGCCATAGATCGCTCAGGCTATGCGCGGGGCACCCTGACGCCGGATGTATCCATGAAAGCGGAAGTCCCTGAGATGGATCCACTTCCTATCTTGGGCCATCAGGACATGGGCATGGCGATGAATATGGAAGGAATGGACCACGGGGGCGGCATGGACACGGCTTCCCACGATAGCATGAACATGACCGGAGCCCCGGCAATGGACCATTCCCAGCATCAAATGGCCAAACCGATGCAGGACATGGCAATGCTCGGGCGAGCCGGGTTCGGCAGCCAAGCGCCCATCAACCATGCCCCCACGGAATACGGCCCCCATGTCGATATGCGAGCCGACAACCCGTTGGCCAGGCTTGACGATCCAGGTGTCGGCCTGCGCGACAATGGCCGCAGGGTGTTGACCTATTCCGATCTCCGAAACCTCTACCATACGCCGGACATGAGAGAGCCTGAACGAGAGATACAACTCCACCTGACAGGCAGCATGTCCCGTTACATGTGGTCAATCAACGGTGTGAAGTATGCGGATGCGGAACCGATCCATTTCAAATATGGCGAACGGCTGCGTATAACGTTCGTCAATGACACCATGATGAACCACCCGATGCACCTGCATGGCATGTGGTCAGATCTTGAAACGGGCGATCCGCACACCATCCCCAGGAAGCATACTGTAATAGTCCAACCCGGCTCAAAGCTGAGCTGCCTTGTCACTGCCGATGCAATGGGGAGTTGGGCCTTCCATTGTCATCTGTTGTACCACATGCTCGGCATGTTCAGAAAAGTCGTCGTCAGATAG
- a CDS encoding copper resistance protein B: MKRYLILTLLLLLMPILSNAEEMQDDPILFSLTVDKLEMKATEGSNPIEWDAEAWVGRDLNKLFFKTEGEYREEKIENAEIQALYSRAITSNWDFQIGGRKDSYQEPGKPDRNWLAFGFYGVAPYGFDVDAAFFLGEDGRTSLRFKTEYEILLTQKLVLTPELEMNFFGKDDSATQTGSGLSETAMGIRLRYEIIREFAPYIGLDWTRLWGKSADYAKEEGGDYDNIRFVTGIRFWF, translated from the coding sequence ATGAAACGATACCTGATTCTCACTCTGCTCCTTCTGCTCATGCCTATACTCTCGAATGCCGAAGAGATGCAGGACGACCCTATTCTGTTCAGCCTGACGGTGGACAAACTGGAAATGAAAGCGACTGAGGGCAGCAACCCTATTGAGTGGGATGCCGAAGCGTGGGTTGGCAGGGATCTGAACAAACTATTCTTCAAGACAGAGGGAGAATACCGCGAAGAGAAAATTGAAAACGCCGAAATCCAGGCTTTATACAGCCGGGCCATAACGTCGAACTGGGATTTTCAAATCGGCGGCAGAAAGGACTCCTACCAAGAACCGGGGAAACCGGATCGCAATTGGCTCGCGTTTGGGTTTTACGGAGTCGCACCTTATGGCTTCGACGTGGACGCCGCATTTTTCCTTGGCGAAGATGGAAGAACCTCGCTTCGTTTCAAAACCGAATATGAAATTCTGCTGACTCAAAAGCTCGTATTGACACCGGAACTGGAAATGAATTTCTTCGGCAAAGACGATTCAGCGACCCAGACGGGATCAGGTCTCTCCGAAACCGCGATGGGAATCAGGCTTCGTTACGAAATCATAAGGGAATTCGCCCCCTACATCGGCCTCGATTGGACAAGGCTCTGGGGTAAATCAGCAGACTACGCCAAGGAGGAGGGAGGGGACTATGACAATATCCGATTTGTAACAGGGATCAGATTCTGGTTCTAG
- a CDS encoding PP2C family protein-serine/threonine phosphatase encodes MSIRYKLLILLLFISLVPLLCVGAVVRNDLTRLGDDLATRSENVLIHKASTGLTRIVKDRAQVLGRERQLLESAALFLASKIEGVLYGHSHVGVSGILSPSGEQIRRMAEQYYFQRMGRTESLGVDFQKLTVVPVDAESDVNDKLLPLLEQVKLESPGLILWIEVRLPDGVTIAYPGVSKDSRAMMPMRMGMGMRRFVMEDIDATLSQSLQWASPRIDSRTGRSAFRISAPVRDIHGNVEGEVSFVIPVDSLLGGEHQTRIFSHETKSFLVKADFSTDHADRIRVIAQEQASEVMGRHWTLPEETARLISDDQEQYDNAVDSLRKQEPMTVAMPYDGREALWSFAPVDADGTALMLIVPREDVIKDALSSKEYVLSQVGRHNAKMVIFALSVCVTVLVLALLLSRLFTRNIAALASAFRKVAKGNFSTRVEVRSTDEIGQLGQAFNGMVPELQERVALKSSLEVAQQVQQSLLPLSAPVFPGADISAISEYCDETGGDYYGFIPRVTADGEGLVVAVGDVSGHGVPAALMMSSARAYLHCQAGSDARLDRIVESVNALMFEDMDLSGRFMTLFLMELTEDKALRWVRAGHDPALLYDPAKDSFVELAGEGMPLGVIDEVHFELCEIEHLNSGTIIAVGTDGIWETHSSSGEMFGKQRLRDILRDHSDHSANEIIQTLMYALDEFRGDAQKLDDITITIMKVL; translated from the coding sequence ATGAGTATTCGATACAAACTGCTGATTCTTTTGCTTTTTATTTCATTGGTGCCGTTGCTATGCGTCGGAGCTGTTGTTCGTAATGATCTCACTCGTCTCGGGGATGACTTGGCAACGCGGAGTGAAAATGTCCTTATTCACAAGGCCAGTACCGGCTTGACGCGTATCGTGAAGGATCGAGCTCAGGTTCTTGGGCGGGAAAGACAATTGCTTGAATCGGCTGCGCTCTTTTTGGCATCCAAAATCGAAGGGGTTCTCTATGGGCATTCTCATGTTGGAGTATCGGGCATATTGTCCCCTTCTGGAGAACAAATCCGAAGAATGGCTGAGCAGTATTACTTTCAACGCATGGGCCGTACAGAGAGTTTGGGAGTTGATTTTCAAAAGCTAACCGTTGTCCCTGTCGACGCAGAGTCCGATGTTAATGACAAACTGTTGCCGTTGCTTGAGCAGGTAAAGCTTGAGTCCCCAGGGCTTATCCTTTGGATTGAGGTCAGGCTTCCCGACGGCGTCACGATAGCATATCCCGGTGTGTCGAAAGACTCTCGGGCCATGATGCCGATGCGGATGGGAATGGGGATGCGGCGTTTTGTTATGGAAGATATTGACGCCACTTTAAGCCAATCTTTGCAATGGGCCTCTCCAAGGATTGATTCCCGGACTGGACGATCGGCTTTTCGTATTTCTGCTCCTGTGCGTGATATCCATGGTAATGTGGAAGGTGAAGTGTCCTTCGTGATTCCGGTGGACTCGCTTTTGGGAGGGGAGCACCAGACAAGAATCTTTTCGCATGAGACAAAATCGTTCCTTGTCAAGGCTGACTTTTCCACCGATCATGCCGATAGAATCAGGGTAATAGCTCAGGAACAAGCCTCCGAAGTCATGGGGCGTCACTGGACTCTCCCTGAAGAGACGGCAAGACTCATTTCTGACGATCAGGAACAATACGATAACGCTGTGGACTCCTTGCGCAAGCAGGAGCCAATGACTGTCGCCATGCCTTATGATGGCAGGGAAGCTCTGTGGAGTTTTGCACCGGTAGATGCTGACGGAACTGCGCTCATGTTGATCGTCCCCAGAGAGGATGTGATCAAGGATGCCTTGTCTTCTAAAGAATATGTTCTGTCTCAAGTCGGTAGACACAATGCGAAAATGGTCATTTTCGCCTTGAGCGTGTGCGTCACAGTACTTGTTCTGGCTCTGCTTCTGTCTAGGCTTTTTACTCGGAATATTGCTGCGCTTGCCAGCGCGTTTCGAAAGGTCGCCAAGGGTAATTTTTCGACACGGGTCGAAGTGCGCAGTACGGATGAAATAGGACAACTCGGCCAGGCATTCAACGGGATGGTGCCGGAACTCCAGGAACGGGTGGCGTTGAAAAGTTCACTGGAAGTGGCGCAGCAAGTGCAGCAGAGCCTTCTGCCGTTGTCGGCCCCGGTGTTTCCTGGTGCGGACATCTCAGCGATCAGTGAATACTGTGACGAAACCGGCGGCGATTATTATGGCTTCATCCCAAGAGTGACAGCTGACGGAGAAGGGCTTGTGGTCGCAGTCGGGGATGTCAGTGGGCATGGCGTACCGGCTGCGCTCATGATGTCTTCGGCCAGAGCGTACCTGCATTGTCAGGCTGGAAGTGACGCGCGGTTGGACCGTATTGTCGAATCGGTCAATGCATTGATGTTTGAGGATATGGACTTATCGGGGCGGTTTATGACGCTGTTCCTTATGGAGTTGACCGAAGACAAGGCGTTACGGTGGGTTCGGGCTGGACATGATCCCGCCTTGCTCTATGATCCGGCCAAGGACTCGTTTGTGGAGCTTGCGGGGGAGGGGATGCCTTTGGGGGTAATTGACGAGGTGCATTTTGAGTTATGCGAAATTGAGCATTTGAACTCCGGGACCATTATAGCCGTGGGTACTGACGGAATATGGGAAACGCATTCCTCGAGTGGGGAGATGTTCGGCAAGCAGAGGTTGAGAGATATACTTCGTGATCATTCTGACCATTCTGCAAATGAGATAATTCAGACCTTGATGTATGCATTGGACGAATTCCGGGGGGACGCACAGAAGCTGGATGACATAACTATAACGATCATGAAGGTCTTATAG
- a CDS encoding sigma-54-dependent transcriptional regulator, with product MKTNILIVDDDKGHLSMLETILGGWGYETASAMDGGEAVAAVKENPYDTVLMDVRMAKVSGIEALEEIKAFNPAIPVLIMTAYSSVDVAVEAMKLGAYDYLTKPLNFDELKITLERALDHKRLSEENRHLKETVSAGQSLTGIIGTSSAMRDVIDMVKVVAPTEATVLITGESGTGKELIARAIHATSARKKKQLVTINCAALSETLLESELFGHEKGAFTGADKRRDGRFMQANKGTIFLDEIGEISMPMQAKLLRAVQEREIQRVGSDTVQFVDVRILAATNKDLKAEVEAGRFREDLYYRLHVMVLRLPALRERQDDVPLLANFFLERFAEKNRKTVKGFSPLAMDMLIRHSWPGNVRELENMIERAIILCMGEYVTEKELPASLTKDYEQADQTESDKGQLGGQPLEDVQKIAILATLEQTGWNKSEAAKILDITRTTLNNKLKKYGL from the coding sequence ATGAAGACCAATATACTCATTGTCGACGACGACAAAGGGCACCTGTCGATGCTCGAAACCATCCTTGGCGGTTGGGGATATGAAACAGCGTCCGCGATGGATGGAGGCGAGGCGGTCGCGGCTGTCAAGGAGAATCCGTATGACACGGTGCTCATGGATGTTCGCATGGCAAAAGTCAGTGGCATTGAAGCGCTGGAAGAGATCAAGGCGTTCAACCCGGCCATTCCCGTACTCATAATGACGGCGTATTCATCCGTTGACGTGGCGGTCGAAGCTATGAAGCTCGGAGCCTATGATTACCTGACGAAGCCCCTCAATTTTGACGAACTCAAGATAACTCTGGAGCGTGCCCTCGACCATAAGCGATTGTCCGAAGAGAACCGCCACCTCAAGGAAACCGTCTCCGCCGGACAATCTCTCACCGGCATCATCGGGACCAGCTCTGCCATGCGGGACGTCATTGATATGGTCAAGGTAGTAGCGCCCACGGAAGCCACGGTTCTGATTACCGGAGAATCCGGGACAGGCAAGGAACTGATTGCCCGGGCGATTCACGCAACCAGCGCCCGAAAAAAGAAGCAACTCGTGACGATCAACTGCGCCGCACTTTCAGAGACGCTTCTGGAGTCGGAACTGTTCGGTCACGAAAAAGGAGCGTTTACCGGAGCGGACAAGCGCCGCGATGGCAGGTTCATGCAGGCGAACAAGGGAACGATCTTCCTTGACGAAATCGGGGAAATATCCATGCCCATGCAGGCTAAATTGCTCCGTGCCGTGCAGGAACGTGAAATTCAACGGGTGGGTAGCGATACTGTGCAGTTTGTGGATGTCCGCATCCTCGCCGCCACCAATAAGGATCTCAAGGCCGAGGTGGAAGCGGGCCGTTTTCGCGAAGACCTATACTATAGGTTGCATGTCATGGTGCTGAGATTGCCAGCTCTCCGTGAACGGCAGGATGATGTCCCCCTGTTGGCCAATTTTTTCCTTGAGCGCTTCGCCGAAAAGAATAGGAAAACTGTTAAGGGATTTAGTCCTCTGGCTATGGATATGCTTATCCGTCATTCTTGGCCTGGCAATGTCCGCGAGCTGGAAAACATGATTGAACGCGCCATCATCCTGTGTATGGGCGAGTATGTTACAGAAAAGGAACTCCCTGCCAGTCTGACCAAGGATTACGAGCAGGCCGATCAGACCGAATCCGATAAAGGGCAACTTGGAGGCCAGCCTTTGGAAGATGTCCAAAAAATAGCCATTTTGGCAACACTTGAGCAGACCGGCTGGAACAAAAGCGAAGCGGCCAAAATACTCGACATCACAAGGACGACTCTAAACAATAAGTTAAAGAAATACGGGCTGTAA
- a CDS encoding ATP-binding protein → MAVIMTLVVGALAVFNYNREVRDMEKVLGEKGEALIRSFEAGARAGMMGSYGAQDRLQALIDATAELPDIRFILLTDREGRVIAHNDEAKIGSTYLGSDQIRAMSPGQQARWMIMEDGDQADSFVVYKEFVSLGTGGSRMMHQMMGHHMMGAQERAENTRWGMNGAETAGKTVDRPLIFIGLDTEPFIEARQTDVRVMIMTSGVLLLVGLGCMISLFWVQAYRRSRQQLKDSQIFASEIVAHLPIGLVVTGPDDIVTHINGDAASLLGVEAEIALHQNVNDVLPAAIVELASESSGMKGPITKELQVSSGDKCFPGNIGVAQVVSDEGLSLGAIFILSDLTEIHRLQAEMKQREKMAAIGNLAAGIAHEVRNPLSSIKGYATYFAGLFDEDSDNRKAAMVMIAETERLNRVISELLDFSRPSEISPKEVDMAFVMDTVSRLFQQDATDLGIEVVIDVQSDLPPVKLDADRMIQALLNMGINAIQAMDAGGRLTLRVLKSDTDLIIQVEDTGHGIAEENMATVFDPYFTTKSQGTGLGLAVVRKIVEGHGGYVDFASSVGNGTTFTISLPQST, encoded by the coding sequence ATGGCCGTCATCATGACTTTGGTGGTTGGTGCTCTTGCCGTGTTCAACTACAATCGTGAAGTTCGCGATATGGAGAAGGTGCTCGGCGAAAAAGGCGAGGCACTGATTAGATCTTTCGAAGCTGGGGCGCGTGCGGGCATGATGGGAAGCTATGGTGCACAGGACAGGCTCCAAGCACTGATTGACGCGACCGCTGAACTGCCGGACATACGATTCATTCTCTTGACGGACCGCGAAGGGCGGGTGATCGCCCACAATGACGAAGCAAAGATAGGCAGCACATATCTTGGCTCTGACCAAATAAGGGCCATGTCCCCAGGCCAACAGGCCCGGTGGATGATCATGGAGGACGGAGATCAAGCCGATTCTTTCGTCGTCTATAAAGAGTTCGTTTCTCTCGGAACCGGTGGCTCCAGAATGATGCACCAAATGATGGGGCACCACATGATGGGAGCCCAAGAGAGGGCCGAAAACACTCGTTGGGGGATGAACGGAGCCGAGACTGCCGGCAAAACCGTAGACAGGCCGCTGATCTTTATTGGTCTTGATACCGAGCCCTTTATCGAGGCGCGCCAAACCGACGTCAGGGTAATGATCATGACTTCGGGTGTTCTTTTGCTCGTGGGCCTTGGCTGCATGATTTCACTCTTCTGGGTTCAGGCATATCGGAGGTCACGTCAGCAGTTGAAGGATTCGCAAATCTTCGCTTCAGAGATCGTCGCACATCTCCCCATCGGCCTCGTTGTGACCGGTCCGGATGATATCGTTACCCATATCAATGGTGATGCGGCATCATTGCTTGGCGTTGAGGCTGAAATAGCTTTGCATCAGAATGTGAACGATGTGCTTCCCGCTGCAATCGTAGAACTGGCATCGGAGTCATCCGGGATGAAAGGGCCTATTACCAAGGAGTTGCAAGTCAGTTCAGGCGACAAGTGCTTCCCAGGCAATATCGGTGTCGCACAGGTTGTTTCCGATGAAGGTTTGTCGCTTGGTGCAATATTTATTCTGAGTGACCTGACAGAAATCCACAGACTCCAGGCGGAAATGAAGCAGCGGGAGAAGATGGCCGCCATCGGCAATCTCGCAGCAGGTATCGCGCATGAAGTTCGCAACCCACTCAGCAGTATCAAGGGCTACGCGACCTACTTCGCCGGACTGTTTGACGAAGACAGTGACAATCGGAAAGCCGCAATGGTCATGATTGCCGAAACAGAACGACTAAACCGCGTTATATCCGAACTGCTCGATTTTTCTCGTCCTTCTGAGATCAGCCCGAAGGAAGTGGACATGGCCTTTGTCATGGACACAGTCTCTCGTCTATTCCAGCAGGATGCGACGGACCTCGGGATCGAAGTCGTAATCGACGTACAGTCTGATCTCCCACCCGTAAAGCTGGATGCCGACCGCATGATTCAGGCACTGTTGAACATGGGAATAAACGCCATTCAGGCCATGGATGCCGGAGGTCGGTTGACCTTGAGAGTCCTGAAATCCGATACGGACCTGATCATCCAGGTTGAGGACACAGGACACGGTATCGCCGAAGAAAACATGGCTACTGTATTTGATCCCTATTTTACGACCAAAAGCCAGGGGACGGGACTCGGCCTCGCCGTTGTCCGTAAGATAGTTGAAGGGCACGGCGGATACGTCGATTTTGCAAGTTCCGTCGGCAACGGGACGACTTTCACCATCTCATTACCTCAATCCACATAA
- a CDS encoding Spy/CpxP family protein refolding chaperone — MKKTFMTLALVAAIALVSVNAMAWGMHGYQGNGYGMHQTTQVDTKAYQEFLDSTADLRAAISADRAEVAALMAGQNPDAKQVRTLTERINKNIATLDEKAEALGLPEHGFMERGMMHGGMMHGGMMGFNGHGNGYNCPAW, encoded by the coding sequence ATGAAGAAGACTTTTATGACACTGGCACTGGTTGCGGCTATCGCTCTCGTTTCCGTAAACGCCATGGCCTGGGGCATGCATGGATACCAGGGCAACGGGTACGGCATGCACCAAACCACCCAGGTCGACACCAAGGCGTATCAGGAATTTCTGGATTCCACTGCCGACCTGCGAGCGGCAATCAGTGCTGACCGGGCTGAGGTTGCAGCCCTCATGGCCGGACAGAACCCGGATGCCAAGCAGGTTCGCACCCTGACCGAACGGATCAATAAGAACATCGCCACTCTCGACGAAAAGGCCGAAGCGCTTGGCCTGCCCGAACACGGCTTCATGGAACGCGGCATGATGCACGGAGGCATGATGCACGGCGGCATGATGGGCTTCAATGGACACGGAAACGGTTACAACTGTCCGGCTTGGTAA
- a CDS encoding SHOCT domain-containing protein — translation MFNCNWGFMNSFGHGFGMGGFGFIFNLLFIGLLAYLVYKIIKRVSRSDGRQDRNDSLEILKRKYANGEINSEEFNRMREILKA, via the coding sequence ATGTTCAACTGTAATTGGGGATTCATGAACAGTTTCGGCCACGGCTTCGGCATGGGCGGCTTCGGATTCATCTTCAATCTGCTCTTCATCGGACTCCTTGCTTATTTGGTCTACAAGATCATTAAGCGAGTTTCCCGCTCCGATGGGCGACAGGACCGGAATGATTCTTTGGAAATCCTGAAGCGCAAGTATGCAAACGGAGAAATCAATTCGGAAGAATTCAACAGAATGCGTGAAATCCTTAAGGCATAA
- a CDS encoding TolC family protein, with the protein MKFTTPRVFTILITLTLLCVPVVHAGDSEQAVKQNGAPSSYLGDREELSDLRVFLKLAAENNNELRASFQKWQAAVKKAVGADTLPDPKFSFGYYTTPLETRGGPARYRYGLSQTLPFFGKLGYKEQMALREADGFKAKFDSLKLTTFFEVKKIYYEYSYLARAIEITKENIELMKYLEKIATARYTTGSAKHSDIIRPQVELGKLEDRLNSLNDLQRPLAASLNAFLDRPADTAIPFPDSIPVMSFTEPEDTLFDDIRANPNLTYWETVVAKEEAGKNLAESNYFPDFTFGVDVTEVDDARNPGVMGDGQNPIMTSMSFNIPIWLNAREAAVDESQAKILAAKRSRAGLERKLTAGLELALYKYRDAGRKIGLYRDTLVPKAEQSLGVTMEAFMTGRGTSLDLIDAEQTLLELQLAYYRALTDQAQRLAEIETIVGRELPCQFHGSLLKKTQ; encoded by the coding sequence ATGAAATTCACAACACCAAGAGTCTTCACGATTCTGATCACGCTTACCTTGTTGTGCGTCCCTGTTGTACACGCCGGCGATTCCGAACAGGCCGTCAAGCAAAACGGTGCTCCCAGCAGCTACCTCGGCGACCGAGAGGAGTTGAGCGACCTGCGCGTCTTCCTCAAGCTCGCGGCCGAGAACAACAATGAACTGCGGGCCTCTTTCCAGAAGTGGCAGGCCGCGGTCAAGAAGGCTGTAGGAGCTGATACGCTCCCCGATCCGAAATTCTCTTTCGGCTACTACACCACGCCTCTGGAAACGCGCGGTGGCCCGGCCCGCTACAGGTATGGTCTTTCCCAGACTCTGCCGTTCTTCGGCAAGCTCGGCTACAAGGAACAGATGGCTTTGCGTGAAGCGGACGGCTTCAAGGCGAAGTTCGACAGTCTGAAGCTGACGACCTTTTTCGAGGTCAAGAAGATCTACTACGAATACTCGTATCTTGCGCGGGCGATTGAGATAACGAAGGAAAACATCGAGTTGATGAAGTACCTCGAAAAGATCGCCACCGCCCGTTACACCACAGGCTCCGCCAAGCATTCAGACATCATCCGCCCACAGGTCGAGCTCGGCAAGCTCGAAGATCGGCTCAATTCTCTCAACGACCTGCAGCGCCCTCTTGCAGCAAGCCTCAACGCCTTTCTGGATCGCCCTGCCGATACGGCAATTCCGTTCCCCGATTCCATACCGGTCATGTCCTTCACCGAACCCGAGGACACCCTGTTTGACGACATCCGCGCCAATCCGAATCTGACCTATTGGGAAACCGTGGTCGCCAAGGAAGAAGCAGGCAAGAACCTCGCCGAAAGCAACTACTTCCCCGACTTCACCTTCGGCGTCGACGTCACCGAAGTCGATGACGCCCGCAACCCCGGCGTCATGGGCGACGGGCAGAATCCGATCATGACGTCCATGTCCTTCAACATCCCCATCTGGCTCAACGCCCGTGAAGCAGCCGTCGATGAAAGTCAGGCCAAGATTCTCGCCGCCAAGCGGAGCAGGGCGGGGCTTGAACGCAAGCTGACCGCGGGCCTCGAACTCGCCCTCTACAAGTACCGTGACGCTGGCCGCAAGATCGGCCTCTATCGCGACACCCTCGTGCCCAAGGCTGAGCAATCCCTCGGTGTGACCATGGAAGCCTTCATGACCGGTCGGGGCACCTCTCTTGACCTCATTGATGCAGAACAGACCCTGTTGGAACTCCAGCTCGCCTACTATCGCGCTCTGACGGATCAGGCGCAGCGACTGGCTGAAATCGAAACCATTGTGGGCCGCGAACTCCCTTGTCAGTTCCACGGTTCGCTTCTCAAGAAAACGCAATAA
- a CDS encoding YHS domain-containing protein, translating into MLNKALATMLVFFALGTAPLGNHASAQSTEQKLCPVMGFDITRELFTDYKGKRIYFCCPDCPPKFKKSPEKYMKKLLDNGVVPEDAPQA; encoded by the coding sequence ATGTTGAATAAAGCACTCGCGACCATGCTGGTCTTTTTTGCCCTGGGCACGGCTCCTCTCGGGAATCATGCCTCCGCGCAATCGACCGAACAGAAACTCTGCCCCGTGATGGGGTTTGACATAACCCGGGAACTTTTCACGGACTACAAGGGAAAGCGCATCTATTTCTGCTGCCCGGACTGTCCTCCCAAGTTCAAGAAAAGCCCGGAAAAATACATGAAAAAGCTGCTTGACAATGGCGTCGTCCCGGAAGACGCACCGCAGGCATAG